The Anabas testudineus chromosome 5, fAnaTes1.2, whole genome shotgun sequence region TTCTTTTATGCAGAGACTCATTCTGTGGCATAAAACTGTTGCATATACTTTAGAGATTACATTATTTGACTGAgtctgtgtgtccatgtgtgtgtttctttgcacAGGACGAGTCAGAATAACCACAATAAAACTGGTCCTGTGCTGTTTTCTCCTGTGTCTTATCATATGTAAGTGTGCAGAAGATTTTGTTCCACCCTAACATTTTGCAGCAGGACACcactataaatgtaaaatagaaCTTGGttgtttgaattgaattgcatGCTAAGTAGTTTGGCCCTGTCATGTTCAGAAAAGTCTATTTGTTGTCTTTTACATCTAGTCACAGACAGAAATTCAGTAAAACATTTGCTTAAATAAGGTCAGTTGTGATTAATTAATCTTGATAGATTTTCTAGATCTTTAAACTGTGTACTTCAAAGAGTTTCTCCTCAAAAATCATGTTTTCCCTTTTCAGACTTCTTCCATGGACGTAAAGGAGCTGTCAGTGTGAAGTTACCTCATCCAATTTTTTATGCCATGGGAATGGACAAAGGGAAAATAATGGCTGCCGTTCCACAAACTCCTATGGAGACACCATGGGGTGCTCCTTTAGTGTGGGGCGACAGCCACAGCTCAGCCCAGCGCAGAGCTGCATTTGCACAACACAAAGTCCATGTAGGTCTCCTGGCACTCGCGGTGGGAACCTATGGCCCGTTCGTCAGACgttttctgtcttcagctgaAACCTACTTTCTCCCTGGTCAGATGGTCACCTACTACATTCTCACAGATAGTCCCCATTCTCTGGATCCGCCCATCAGGTTGGGACCTGAACGACAGCTGAAGGTGGTTCCTGTTACAGAGCTGCCTGGGTGGGACAGACTGGCCCATCGTCGCATGGCCCTGCTTGCTGAAGCCATCAACGACCTGTTCAGCAGTGAGGTTGAATACATCTTCTGCGCCGATGTCGATCAGGAATTTGTGGCCTCTGTGGGAGAGGAAATCTTAGGAGACCTCGTGGCCACGTTGCACCCAGAGCTCTACGGGATGCCACGAAGTTCATTTCCTTATGAAGCTGAAGAAGTCTCGTCAGCTTgtgtggaggaggatgaaggagacTACTACTACACCTCAGAGTTGTACGGCGGCTTGGTGTCTGAGGTGAACAAACTGGCTCGTACCTGTTCTTTGCTCATCTTGCAGGACCACGCTAACGGGGTAGTGGCCAGGGGCCTCGAGGAGAGCTACCTGAACCGCTACCTGATCGACCACAGGCCGACCTGTGTCCTTTCACCTGAGTACAACTGGTGGGACTCGGAACTGACTGCTGATGTGCCTGTGCAGAGGATAGTCTCCTTGGGAAGGCAATGCAAAGCTTACGataagaagaggagagaggagcacaAATGCTGAAGGAATGTTAAAAGGAGGGTCAGGAGGGTTTGGCTGGCTGAAGCATTGAAGCATCTCACTCACACACGAAGGACTACTGTTTCTGTTGAATTTGATCAAGATGAAGAGATTGTATGTATtccaatcatctttatttaattCAGAATTTCCATTTAATCTTCTGCTGTATTGGACGGTAAATGCAGCCTGCAATCACTTACAGAAGTAAACTGCAGAATCTGCATTCAATTAAAGACCCATTCGTGTGAACAGTGCCTCTGCATGCCTGCTATCTCGTCCacagcagacaaaaaaataaagtgaccTGTCTCTATAAACGAAGCGCTGTCCTTTCCATTAATGTCAGCCTTGGAGATACTGCTCCAGTGGCTTTGTGGTCAGCAGCGATAAGAGTCAACAGTGTAAGTGCACACTTTCCCTGCAGTGGCCAATCATTAACTggaacagctgctgtttcaaGGTCTTTTAATAGCAGATGGGGAAAAATGGATACAACAGGATGCTGTCTCTTCAGGCTACACGTGCATACTCGTTGCTGTGTTTGAGCTTCTGGCAAAGCTAATATAGTTTTGAAACTGATAGAACTGCATGCTTGAGGATGTATTGAAGTGATTTACCAATAAAAGTGCTGTTTCCACATCTATGAGCTGGAGAAAAAGCTGAACTCAAATGACTTTGATTGTGGTGGTTGtgttgtctgtcagtgtgtttccctctttctccctacacccacaaacacaccaacatgcTCCCACGTTCACACTCTGCTTTCTCTTCcttgtgtgctgtgttttaatggaagggttaaacagcagcagatggcTTTTTCTCACTGCCAGCAGATTCTGTCTGCAGGGCCAGATCGCCACgtagagagaagctgtgaagttGGAGGTGAACTTCAGATAAACCcttgaaatacttttttttttttttttaaactaaagtaaGAATTGTCACTGCTACACATGTGTTACTGTAGACTGATTTCCAGCATTCACATGTCACCCCAGCTTATTAAGTCCATTCAAATTTAACCTGAAACGCCTAGGAGGCTAATTTGTACGTTTCTATCTCAGATCACCATGGTTTCATTCAAAATCACACATAGCCAAATCTAATTAGTATCTGCAGATTCTTCTAATCATCACCATAAAGGATTTTTACATAAGTCACCCCATCCATGCTGAGTACCCACACCACAATTAAGTTTATTTAAGGTATGTAAAATATCAATCAGCTATAACAAGTAATCTATTAATAAGAACTCAAAATTAAGACATGTTGTACAATGATAGCAGTCAGTATTGAAGTGAGGGCAATGGATGCTGAGAAACCTACATGatctgaaacagaacaaaaacaacaaccaaacaaacaaacctgacCAAATAAAACTGTGTTGGGTGCCAGCAAGGCACCAATGTTCCAGGAAGTAGAGAAAGGCATGCATCTTTTATGCAAACCAGTTTTTATAGACTACAAACAGATGAAGGCAATACCCCACTGAGGCAGGAGTTACCAAGGAATAAAAAACAGcgtctgaaataaaaagacacaggCTACACAGGTACTGTCGTAAAGCCCAGGAACACCACACCTGTATTAACCCAGCAATATAGTGATGATGCAAAAGCTTAAGATTCTTTAGCTTTTTCTTGTGTGAACACACTTCTGCTAAAAATAGGCTAGTCTGTGTTTGTTGGTTTAAAATAATGATGACCTGCTCAAACAAACCTCAGTGAGCTCAGTGACAAAGATTAAGTCCAGCTTTtccttttctactttttttttttaatttggtaCCTGGTTTCACGTTATTAGACGGTTTT contains the following coding sequences:
- the LOC113153453 gene encoding globoside alpha-1,3-N-acetylgalactosaminyltransferase 1-like, with translation MALFPFCKTPTGRVRITTIKLVLCCFLLCLIIYFFHGRKGAVSVKLPHPIFYAMGMDKGKIMAAVPQTPMETPWGAPLVWGDSHSSAQRRAAFAQHKVHVGLLALAVGTYGPFVRRFLSSAETYFLPGQMVTYYILTDSPHSLDPPIRLGPERQLKVVPVTELPGWDRLAHRRMALLAEAINDLFSSEVEYIFCADVDQEFVASVGEEILGDLVATLHPELYGMPRSSFPYEAEEVSSACVEEDEGDYYYTSELYGGLVSEVNKLARTCSLLILQDHANGVVARGLEESYLNRYLIDHRPTCVLSPEYNWWDSELTADVPVQRIVSLGRQCKAYDKKRREEHKC